TGACGTTGCACAGCAGCTTCAATATTGGTTTTATTAATTGTGTATTCGGCTTGCGGATACTTCCAGCGCTTAGGTATTTGCCCACCATTTAATGTACCAGGACCAACGCTAAAAGTTGGAAAGCCTGTACGACGCTGCTCAAGAAATGGCTCCCAGAAAGAGTTCATGAAAGATGCGATGTATTTTTGGGTGATGATTTGCTCTATAGCCTTTGCTGAATCAAACTTAACCTTAACACCGTCCTTGTAAGTGGCTACCGGAATTCCATAAAAAGCAAACGAAGCATCAATACCGGCATTGTAGTTTTGTTCAGCAGTAATGTAGCTTCCTCTTCCTGCAGGTATCCAACCTCTTGAGATTGCCTCTGCAATTAAAAACTGCTGCTCAGCAAATCCCATAAAAATTAAAGGCTCATTTACTTGATTTTCAACATACCTTCTTTTTAATCTTGAAGCGTTTTTAGAGGCTGTTTGCTGATTAGCAACGGTAAGACCGGCATCTACTCCTTCATAACTGCTAAACACATTAGGTGCCATACCAGATATAGGATCGCCAAAACTAAACAATCGAGAGTCATTCCTGTCCTTTAGTATGGTTACAAATCCTTTTTCCAAAGAAACTAAACTAGCTACCGTTGTGCTCTGAAAAAGCGGATAAGAATTATTGGCTGCAGAAGTATTGAAAACCAGTTGTCCATTATCAGCATTACCTGTCATTAACGGGTATTTATCTGGGTTACTAATTATACTTTGAAATTGCTGCTTGACATTAAGTTTTGCATTATTCTCTTTTTTAGAAAGATGAATAAGGATGCGCAAACGGTAGGCGTTCACCAGTTTTTTCCATTGAAGGATCTGCTGAGATTTACTTCCATAAATAATATCGCCGGCAAGAGTACCTTTACTAGGATCAAGGATGCTATTCGCTTCTTCCAGCTCATTTAAAACCCCTGCATAAATATCTTCCTGAGCATCATACTTAGGTTTTTGCACGCCCTCCAATGCTTTCAATGCATCCGAATAAGGTACGTCTCCAAAAGATTCCGTAAGGGAAATAAAATGAACAGCCCTAAAAAATTTTGCCAATCCTCTGTAGTTCACCTCTCCTGTTTTTTGAGCCATTTCATCCATCTTTTGTATTTGTCGTAATACATCATAAGCTCCATAAGCTGATGCCCCCCAACCGTAATTTATATTCACATTTGGGCGCTCATAATAAGTTAAGTGCCGGCTTGCATAAGCAGGATCTGCCGGCCAGCCATTAAAGGTGCTCACGCAAATATTGGTAAGTAAAAGTGCAGAAGAAGCTGAAGATGGATTATTGGGATTCTCCAAATAATAATCATGCTTTTTACACGATGAGAGCATTGCAAGTAGACATGCTGTTAATGCAAATAATTTATATAAAGGTTTCATTATAGTCTTTTTTAACACTGAATACAAAACATTTCCTTTTTAAAACTTTAGATTAAGGTTGAAACCGATATTTCGGTAAGTGGGCTCAGCCAAGTCAAAACCGTCATATCCATCAGGATCCATAAACGGAACCTTGGTGAACAGTAACAGGTTACGACCTACTACTGAAAAGTTGGCTGAACTGAAAGGTGTTTTCTTCAACAGCTTAGGAGATACATTATAGGTTAAGGCGACTTCTCTTAGTTTAACAAAAGTTTTGTCGTATAAGTTGGCCTCGTCAATACCATTGGTATAAGTGGTCATTACCCAATCAACATAATCCACTTTGGTGGTATTAGGTGCAAACTTTCTGGTATCGCTAATAATATTACCCTGCGGATCGTATTCTACAGCTCCTTCGGTAACCACTACCCCATCAGCCAGGTACGTGGCTTTTCCTGCATAGGAATCATCGCGATATTGGTTTGCTGTTGATTTGTGCATACCTCCCTCAAATAGTTTCGCTTCCAAACCGTTATACATTTTTCCGCCAATACGTCCGTCAAATGAAAAACTAAGGTTAAAGTTCTTGTATGCAATATTGTTAGTGATACCAAAATCCCAATCATGGCCTGTATAACCCATATTTACCGCTTGGTTAATATACTTTGGCAGACCTCCTTCCATTACGATCTTTCCATCTGGTGAACGCTCCCAGGCCCATCCGCGATATACATCTGTACGTTCTCCAAGTTTCACTCCATCTCTGATGCTGTCTCCTCCAAAATATTCTTTCACATAGTTTCTCAAGCGACTGTAGTTAAAGGCGATATCCCATTTTAAGTTATTGCTCTTAACTGGAGTGGCAGAAAGAATTAATTCAATTCCTTTTCTATTGTAAACATCTCCGTTAATAATTAAGCTGCTATAACCCGAAGCCTGTGAAAGCGGAATAGTTCTGATTGAGTTTTTATCCAGGTAATTGTAATAAGTAAAATCAACACCTATGCGATTGCTAAAAAACTTAAGCTCAGTACCCACTTCTCTTGATATAGTTCTGTTCGGTTTAAGTGCAGGGTCATATATTGAACCCGGCAAGTTAAGCGAAGGTGTACCATTCCATCTCGTACCACGTGAATAAGTGGGCAATGTATAATAGGCTGTAGGGTCGGAAGAAACGTCTGCATAGGCACTACGCAATTTCACAAAGGAAATAGCAGATGGCATTTTTACCATTTCAGATACTATTAATCCTAGGGAAGCCGATGGGTAAAAGAATGAATTATAAGGCTTTTGCAGCGCGCTCGACCAATCATTACGCCCACTTAGATTAAAGTACACCATGTTTTTATAGGCTATGTCAGCATAACCGTATACACTTTTTACTTCGCGCTCTATTAAGTTGTTAGTAGATTGAATAGGATCCCGGGAATTAGCAAGATTATAGCTTCCTGGAACACTTAGACCACCAACTGTATTGGAATTAAGAGACTTGGATTGCTCATAACGATCGGAGGCTCCTGCAGAAATAGTTGCACTAAAATCTTTCAGAAAACTCTTTTTATAAGTAAGCAATGCATCTGTTACAAGACGAAGGTTATTACTACTGCCTAAACTATATTGCCCAAACGGAGACTTTGAAGTTCCATAGTTAATAAAGCTATATGGTGTTTTAGTATCTGAAAGTGCATTATTTACAGTGGCTCCACCTCTGATAAGAAAACTCAGATCTTTGGTAATATCATAAGTTAAATTTGCCTGAGAAACCACCACATCATTTGTATAGTTTTTTAAGTACTCGTTTGCCAAAAACCAAGGGTTGTTGTACCATGTATAATTGTAGGTTTGTTGGTTGAGATCCTGTTTTCCCGCCTTCCAGTAATTACGCATATCATTAATATCTACTTCAGGCCCCATCCATAGTACGATGTTGTAAAAGAAGTTATTGGGTCCGTAACCAGTAGAAGGATAATTAGGCGTGTACTGTTTGTTATAGGATACTGTGGCTTCAGCCTTTAACTTTTCTGTTATTTTTAAACCGCCTGCAAGATTTAAAGTGGTGGAATTAAGTTTGGTATTTGGTACCTGGCCACGCTGGTAAACATGAGATAAAGAAATACGATAATCACTGCGATCGGTTTTCCCGGCCAAACTGAAGTTTGTTGTATTTAACAATTCATTGCGCAGAAACTTTTCCAAATTACTTTGACTGCGAGTTACCCATGGTAATGCTACCAGATTGCCTGTGTTAGGATCAACCGGGCTGTTGTACTGAGGAATCTCTACAAAGCCGCTGGCAGTGTTTGGGTCTTTTTGGTTTAGCTTTGGCCCCCATACGTATCCATAATCATCGTAGGTACCGCCGCCACGACCATCTTTAAATGCATACTGACCGTTCCAGCCCATACCATATTGATCCTGCGTTTCAGGAATGCGAAGAAATCCCGCCTGGAATTGGGTGGAAGTATTAAAAGACACCTCTACGCCGTTGGCGCCTCCTTTTCCTTTTTTGGTCGTGATCATAATAGCACCTTCTTTACCCAAACCACCGTATAACAATCCTGCTGCATTACTCTTCAATACGTTTACGCTCTCAATATCATCAGGGTTTAAGTTCCAAAAATCAGTACGGGTAGGCACCCCATCAATAACAATTAATGGATTGCCTCCACGCAAAGTGAGAGAGGGTGTTTCAAATAATGTAGATGAATTGTAAATGGACAAACCGGCCACTTTGCCATTAAGACTGCTGAGAACATTGGACTCTCTGGCTTTTTCCATTTCAGCACCCTTAACTTCCTGAGTGGCAAAAGCAATTTTTGCCTTCTCTTTTTTGATACCCAAAGCCGTTACTACCACTTCACCCAATGCTTTTGTTTCTTCATTGAGTATTAGATTTAAAGTGGTGATCTTTTTTGTAATCTGAATTTCACGAATTTTAAAGCCTACCATTTGAGCTACAAGAAAACTTCCTTCAGAAGCCTGAATTGAAAAGTTTCCATTAATATCGGTAGCGGTACTTTTGCTTGAATTTTTAATCAGTATTGTCACTCCCGGCAATGGTTGCCCATTCTCATCTCTAACAGTTCCTTTTATAAGGATCTCATCAGCAACTGTATTTGTATTATGTTGCTGTTTAACTAAAATATCCTGATCCTGTTTTTTAAATTCTACCGGAGCTCTTTGTGAAAGCTTTTCAAGCACCTCATTAATAGGTGCATTTGCTAAATTTAGGGTTACAGCTGTGCTTGTATTTAACTCATTATTATCATAGCTGAAACGATAATTGGTTTGTCGTTCTACCTGTTTAAAAACTTCGGCAATGGGCCTATTTTTAACATTTAAGCTCACATACTCGCCATTGAGTTTGGATTGGGCTTTGACGGTCAACGAGCTTAGGCATAACAGTCCTGTAACGAGCCGCAAGACTGACTGTTTAGGAACTTTAAAAGCATTACATAGTAATTTTAGATTCATATTTAGGTTAGATTTTAGGGTTATTATTTTTTTTAGAGCTATTTGACAATTACGGTATCACCTTTTATTTCATAACTTAATCCTTTGACGAAACAGATATTTTGCATCGCCTCTTTCATATTCTGCTCTGCAATTCGTCCTGTATAAGTCCATTTTTGTTTTGCACTTTCATTAATAAGCGTAATGCCATATTGGGCTTCTATCTTGGCTTTTAATTCAGCAAACGAAGCATTGGTAAACAAAAGCACTCCGTTTCTCCAACCGGTTTCTACCTCATTATTGAAGCTTTGTTTAGCAAGCCGCTGGGTCGACTTGGAGAATACGGCCATTTGTGAAGGAACCAAATGCATTGATTCATTATTCTTGATATTTGTAACTTTTACCTTTCCGGTTACAAGAGCTACTTTAACTGTTTGGTCTGATGGATAAGCCCGCACATTAAAACTTGTACCCAACACTCTGGTTTCCAACTTTCCGGTGGAAATTATAAACGGATGCTTTTTATCTTTTACAACTTCAAAAAAGGCTTCCCCCTCCAGTTCTACCCTTCTTTCGTCCCCACTAAATGTCTTTGGGTATTTTAGCTTACTATTGCCATGAATGGTAATTTTGGAACCGTCACTCAGAACCAGCGTGTTGGTTTGCCCTGCCTCTGAATAAAATTCAGTGTAAGCAATCAGTTGTTTGGTATTATTAGGTTGTATGAATTTGTAAATGCTGAATAATAAACTAATAGCAAATACAGTCATCGCCGCAATCTTTACCCACCCTGATAGACTGAAAATCTTTTTAGTGGTTTGTTTTTCGATTTGCGTAGTAACTTGGTTTAGCGAAGTGCTGTTGATATAGTTTTCAAGTTCACGTAAATTGTGTTCAAACTTTAGCGGTTGTTTGGTGTATGATAATGATTGAATCAGAATGATTGCTGCATTAACCTCTTCGCGCTTCTTCGGATTAAGTGCTATCCACTTTTTCCAAAAAAACACATCCTCTTCATTTGAATTGTGATGATAATTAAGAAATGATACATCACTTGCAAAGTCTTCTGCCCGGTAATTACTGTACTTCATTCTAAACTGATTTTCATTCATTTACTCATTAGTGTAAATGCATCAGTTTTTCTATCACACTTTTTCACTAATCCCACATAACAACCTGTAATACAGACACTAAAATTTTATCGAAATAAAACTGTAAGTACGAAATGAATGGGTAATGGGAGATTTTAAAAAGGAATCCTAGAGGATAATCAAATATGGGAGATTTTCTAAATCAATTGAAAATCAAGCCATTTTTAAACAGGTACTTAAATTGGTTTTAATCTGTTTTGAAATGCACTATATTGCTGTAAATCTTTCGTATAAATGAAATCACTTAACTCCATCAAAACAATTTTTCAATTGTTTGTTTCACTCATTTTATTATTCTTTCCAGTTATCAAATGTATTCAGATATTAATACACACTACCCAATCAGGTTATTGGGGAGATTTTACCGGATATGGGGTAACTTTTAATACAGGAGCATCAAATTCAGCATTTTTTTTGGGGATGTGTGCAATTGCAGGAGCTTATTTGTTAGTTAAGACGGAAATACCAACAAAAAAATAAATTTCTGTACCCATTTCA
Above is a window of Solitalea lacus DNA encoding:
- a CDS encoding SusD/RagB family nutrient-binding outer membrane lipoprotein produces the protein MKPLYKLFALTACLLAMLSSCKKHDYYLENPNNPSSASSALLLTNICVSTFNGWPADPAYASRHLTYYERPNVNINYGWGASAYGAYDVLRQIQKMDEMAQKTGEVNYRGLAKFFRAVHFISLTESFGDVPYSDALKALEGVQKPKYDAQEDIYAGVLNELEEANSILDPSKGTLAGDIIYGSKSQQILQWKKLVNAYRLRILIHLSKKENNAKLNVKQQFQSIISNPDKYPLMTGNADNGQLVFNTSAANNSYPLFQSTTVASLVSLEKGFVTILKDRNDSRLFSFGDPISGMAPNVFSSYEGVDAGLTVANQQTASKNASRLKRRYVENQVNEPLIFMGFAEQQFLIAEAISRGWIPAGRGSYITAEQNYNAGIDASFAFYGIPVATYKDGVKVKFDSAKAIEQIITQKYIASFMNSFWEPFLEQRRTGFPTFSVGPGTLNGGQIPKRWKYPQAEYTINKTNIEAAVQRQYTGSDNINGVMWVLQ
- a CDS encoding SusC/RagA family TonB-linked outer membrane protein; protein product: MNLKLLCNAFKVPKQSVLRLVTGLLCLSSLTVKAQSKLNGEYVSLNVKNRPIAEVFKQVERQTNYRFSYDNNELNTSTAVTLNLANAPINEVLEKLSQRAPVEFKKQDQDILVKQQHNTNTVADEILIKGTVRDENGQPLPGVTILIKNSSKSTATDINGNFSIQASEGSFLVAQMVGFKIREIQITKKITTLNLILNEETKALGEVVVTALGIKKEKAKIAFATQEVKGAEMEKARESNVLSSLNGKVAGLSIYNSSTLFETPSLTLRGGNPLIVIDGVPTRTDFWNLNPDDIESVNVLKSNAAGLLYGGLGKEGAIMITTKKGKGGANGVEVSFNTSTQFQAGFLRIPETQDQYGMGWNGQYAFKDGRGGGTYDDYGYVWGPKLNQKDPNTASGFVEIPQYNSPVDPNTGNLVALPWVTRSQSNLEKFLRNELLNTTNFSLAGKTDRSDYRISLSHVYQRGQVPNTKLNSTTLNLAGGLKITEKLKAEATVSYNKQYTPNYPSTGYGPNNFFYNIVLWMGPEVDINDMRNYWKAGKQDLNQQTYNYTWYNNPWFLANEYLKNYTNDVVVSQANLTYDITKDLSFLIRGGATVNNALSDTKTPYSFINYGTSKSPFGQYSLGSSNNLRLVTDALLTYKKSFLKDFSATISAGASDRYEQSKSLNSNTVGGLSVPGSYNLANSRDPIQSTNNLIEREVKSVYGYADIAYKNMVYFNLSGRNDWSSALQKPYNSFFYPSASLGLIVSEMVKMPSAISFVKLRSAYADVSSDPTAYYTLPTYSRGTRWNGTPSLNLPGSIYDPALKPNRTISREVGTELKFFSNRIGVDFTYYNYLDKNSIRTIPLSQASGYSSLIINGDVYNRKGIELILSATPVKSNNLKWDIAFNYSRLRNYVKEYFGGDSIRDGVKLGERTDVYRGWAWERSPDGKIVMEGGLPKYINQAVNMGYTGHDWDFGITNNIAYKNFNLSFSFDGRIGGKMYNGLEAKLFEGGMHKSTANQYRDDSYAGKATYLADGVVVTEGAVEYDPQGNIISDTRKFAPNTTKVDYVDWVMTTYTNGIDEANLYDKTFVKLREVALTYNVSPKLLKKTPFSSANFSVVGRNLLLFTKVPFMDPDGYDGFDLAEPTYRNIGFNLNLKF
- a CDS encoding FecR family protein, with the translated sequence MNENQFRMKYSNYRAEDFASDVSFLNYHHNSNEEDVFFWKKWIALNPKKREEVNAAIILIQSLSYTKQPLKFEHNLRELENYINSTSLNQVTTQIEKQTTKKIFSLSGWVKIAAMTVFAISLLFSIYKFIQPNNTKQLIAYTEFYSEAGQTNTLVLSDGSKITIHGNSKLKYPKTFSGDERRVELEGEAFFEVVKDKKHPFIISTGKLETRVLGTSFNVRAYPSDQTVKVALVTGKVKVTNIKNNESMHLVPSQMAVFSKSTQRLAKQSFNNEVETGWRNGVLLFTNASFAELKAKIEAQYGITLINESAKQKWTYTGRIAEQNMKEAMQNICFVKGLSYEIKGDTVIVK